The following are from one region of the Chryseobacterium shigense genome:
- a CDS encoding aconitate hydratase, with protein MTFDIDMIKKVYERYPERIAAARQIVGKPLTLSEKILYTHLWEGNATQAYERGNSYVDFAPDRVAMQDATAQMALLQFMQAGKAKVAVPSTAHADHLIQARVGAEADLQEGINKNSEVFNFLSSVCDKYGIGFWKPGAGIIHQVVLENYAFPGGMMIGTDSHTVNAGGLGMVAIGVGGADAVDVMAGMAWELKMPKLIGVKLTGKMNGWTSAKDVILKVAGILTVKGGTGCIVEYFGEGAESLSATGKGTICNMGAEIGATTSTFGYDDSMRRYLAATGRQDVVDAADKIAEHLTGDAEVYANPEQYFDQLIEINLSELTPHLNGPFTPDLATPVAEFRAKAEANGWPLEVEWALIGSCTNSSYEDLSRAASIVEDAVAKGVKPKAILGINPGSEQVKFTAERDGFLNSFRKFENARIFTNACGPCIGQWDREGAEKGEKNSIIHSFNRNFAKRADGNPNTHAFVASPEMVAAVAISGRLDFNPITDTLTAENGEQVKLDEPKGSELPARGFAVDDNGYQAPSEDGSSVVVNVSPTSDRLQLLEEFPAWDGKNITGAKVLIKAFGKCTTDHISMAGPWLKYRGHLDNISNNMLIGAVNAYNMETNKVKNELTGEYGEVPAVQRAYKAAGVPTIVVGDQNYGEGSSREHAAMEPRHLGVKAVLVKSFARIHETNLKKQGMLGITFANEADYDKIREDDTVNFLDLDQFAPGKQLTLEFVHADGTKDIIIANHTYNDQQIDWFKAGSALNLIKKQQN; from the coding sequence ATGACTTTTGATATTGATATGATCAAAAAAGTGTACGAGCGTTACCCCGAAAGAATTGCTGCGGCAAGACAAATCGTGGGAAAACCTCTTACCCTTTCAGAAAAAATCCTTTATACCCACCTTTGGGAAGGAAATGCTACACAGGCATATGAAAGAGGAAACTCTTATGTAGATTTTGCACCGGACAGAGTAGCCATGCAGGATGCAACTGCACAGATGGCACTTTTACAATTTATGCAGGCGGGAAAAGCTAAGGTAGCCGTTCCTTCAACTGCCCATGCCGATCACCTGATTCAGGCGAGAGTAGGCGCTGAAGCAGATTTACAGGAAGGTATTAACAAAAACTCGGAGGTTTTCAACTTTTTGAGCTCCGTTTGTGATAAATACGGAATCGGTTTCTGGAAACCCGGAGCAGGTATCATTCACCAGGTTGTACTGGAGAATTATGCTTTCCCCGGCGGTATGATGATCGGAACGGACTCTCATACGGTAAATGCAGGTGGTTTAGGAATGGTAGCTATCGGTGTAGGTGGTGCTGATGCGGTAGACGTAATGGCAGGAATGGCCTGGGAGCTTAAAATGCCAAAACTCATCGGGGTAAAGTTAACCGGTAAAATGAACGGATGGACTTCTGCAAAAGACGTTATCCTGAAAGTGGCTGGAATCCTGACCGTAAAAGGAGGAACAGGATGCATCGTGGAATATTTCGGAGAAGGAGCAGAATCTCTTTCAGCAACAGGTAAAGGAACGATCTGTAACATGGGTGCTGAAATCGGGGCTACAACTTCTACTTTCGGATATGATGATTCCATGAGAAGATATTTGGCCGCAACAGGAAGACAGGATGTAGTAGACGCTGCTGATAAAATTGCCGAACACTTAACAGGTGATGCAGAAGTATATGCAAACCCGGAGCAATATTTCGACCAGCTGATCGAAATCAACCTTTCAGAGCTTACTCCACACTTAAACGGACCTTTCACTCCGGATCTGGCAACTCCTGTTGCTGAATTCAGAGCTAAGGCCGAAGCTAACGGATGGCCTCTGGAGGTGGAATGGGCTCTTATCGGTTCCTGTACCAACTCTTCGTATGAAGATTTATCAAGAGCAGCTTCCATTGTAGAAGATGCGGTAGCAAAAGGAGTGAAGCCAAAAGCAATCTTAGGGATCAACCCAGGTTCCGAACAGGTAAAATTCACAGCAGAAAGAGACGGATTCCTGAATTCTTTCAGAAAATTTGAAAATGCAAGAATCTTTACCAATGCATGCGGACCTTGTATCGGACAATGGGACAGAGAAGGCGCTGAAAAAGGAGAGAAAAACTCCATCATCCACTCTTTCAACAGAAACTTTGCCAAAAGAGCTGACGGTAACCCGAATACCCATGCATTTGTAGCTTCACCGGAAATGGTAGCTGCTGTTGCGATCTCCGGAAGATTGGATTTCAATCCGATTACAGATACTTTAACAGCTGAAAACGGTGAGCAGGTAAAACTGGATGAGCCTAAAGGTTCTGAATTACCAGCCAGAGGATTTGCTGTTGATGACAACGGATATCAGGCACCATCTGAAGACGGTTCTTCAGTAGTTGTGAATGTAAGTCCTACTTCGGACAGACTTCAGCTGTTGGAAGAATTTCCTGCATGGGATGGTAAAAACATTACAGGAGCTAAGGTATTGATCAAAGCTTTCGGAAAATGTACAACCGACCACATATCTATGGCAGGACCATGGCTGAAATACAGAGGTCACTTAGATAATATTTCAAACAACATGTTGATTGGAGCTGTTAATGCTTACAACATGGAAACCAATAAGGTTAAAAATGAATTAACCGGTGAATATGGTGAAGTTCCGGCTGTACAGAGAGCTTACAAAGCAGCAGGAGTTCCTACCATTGTTGTGGGAGACCAGAACTATGGTGAAGGTTCTTCAAGAGAGCACGCTGCAATGGAACCAAGACATCTTGGTGTAAAAGCGGTATTGGTGAAATCATTCGCGAGAATCCATGAAACGAACCTTAAAAAACAAGGAATGCTTGGGATCACTTTCGCTAATGAGGCTGATTATGATAAAATCCGGGAGGATGATACGGTTAACTTCTTAGATCTTGACCAATTCGCTCCAGGAAAGCAGCTGACTTTAGAATTCGTTCATGCTGACGGAACTAAAGATATTATTATAGCCAACCATACTTATAACGATCAACAGATTGATTGGTTCAAAGCTGGTTCTGCTCTTAATCTGATTAAAAAGCAACAGAATTAA
- a CDS encoding bifunctional aconitate hydratase 2/2-methylisocitrate dehydratase, with protein sequence MNMYQDYIQEIEERKNQGLHPKPIDGAELLSEIITQIKDTANEYRADSLKFFIYNTLPGTTSAAGVKAKFLKEIILGESTLEEISPAFAFELLSHMKGGKSIEVLLDLALGNDIAIAKEAAKVLKTQVFLYEADTTRLKEAYNSGNEIAKEILESYAKAEFFTKLPEVAEEIKVVTFIAGEGDISTDLLSPGNQAHSRSDRELHGKCMITPQAQEEIKALQAQHPDASIMLIAEKGTMGVGSSRMSGVNNVALWTGKQASPYVPFVNIAPIVGGTNGISPIFLTTVDVTGGIGIDLQNWVKKYDDKGELVRNDKGEPVLEEAYSVVTGTVLTINTKTKKLYNGDKELKDISKSFTPQKLEFIKAGGSYAIVFGKKIQTFAAKTLGITPPTVFAPSKEISIEGQGLTAVEKIFNRNAVGTTPGKVLHAGSDVRVEVNIVGSQDTTGLMTAQELESMAATVISPIVDGAYQSGCHTASVWDKKAQTNIPKLMKFMNDFGVITARDPKGEYHSMTDVIHKVLNDITVDEWAIIIGGDSHTRMSKGVAFGADSGTVALALATGEASMPIPESVKVTFKGDMKKHMDFRDVVHATQAQMLKQFDGENVFQGRIIEVHIGTLPADQAFTFTDWTAEMKAKASICISEDDTLIESLEIAKSRIQIMIDKGMDNKNRVLQGLIDKANKRIEEIRTGDKPALAPDANAKYYAEVVVDLDVIVEPMIADPDVNNEDVSKRYTHDTIRDLTYYGGEKKVDLGFVGSCMVHKGDLKIVSQMLKNLEKQNGKVEFLAPLVVAAPTYNIIDELKAEGDWEFLEKYSGFEFNDNAPKGEARTQYENMMYLERPGCNLCMGNQEKAEKGNTVLATSTRLFQGRVVEDSERKKGESLLASTPVVVLSAIMGRIPNIDEYKAAVDGINLTTFVPSIKELVAVGH encoded by the coding sequence ATGAATATGTATCAGGATTACATCCAAGAAATTGAAGAAAGAAAAAACCAGGGGCTTCACCCAAAGCCAATTGATGGAGCAGAATTATTAAGCGAAATCATTACACAAATTAAAGATACAGCTAACGAATACAGAGCTGACTCTCTTAAATTTTTTATTTACAACACTTTACCGGGAACAACAAGTGCTGCCGGAGTAAAAGCTAAGTTTTTAAAAGAAATCATTCTTGGAGAATCCACGTTAGAAGAAATATCTCCTGCTTTTGCTTTTGAATTGTTATCTCACATGAAAGGTGGGAAATCAATCGAAGTATTGCTGGATTTAGCTTTAGGTAATGATATTGCCATCGCTAAAGAAGCCGCAAAAGTTCTTAAAACACAGGTTTTCCTTTATGAGGCGGACACTACCCGTCTGAAGGAAGCATACAATAGCGGTAACGAAATCGCAAAAGAAATCCTTGAAAGCTACGCAAAAGCAGAATTTTTCACCAAACTTCCTGAAGTTGCCGAAGAAATCAAGGTGGTTACTTTCATTGCCGGTGAAGGAGATATCTCTACAGATTTACTTTCTCCGGGTAACCAGGCTCACTCACGTTCAGATCGTGAACTGCATGGTAAATGCATGATTACGCCTCAGGCTCAGGAAGAAATCAAAGCTTTACAGGCACAGCATCCTGATGCTAGCATTATGCTGATTGCAGAAAAAGGAACAATGGGTGTTGGTTCTTCCCGTATGTCAGGAGTAAACAACGTAGCCCTTTGGACAGGTAAACAGGCAAGTCCTTATGTACCATTCGTAAACATTGCTCCGATTGTTGGAGGAACAAACGGTATTTCTCCGATTTTCCTTACTACAGTTGACGTAACCGGTGGTATAGGAATCGACCTTCAAAACTGGGTTAAAAAATATGATGATAAAGGAGAATTAGTAAGAAATGATAAAGGAGAGCCTGTTTTGGAAGAAGCGTATTCTGTAGTCACAGGAACTGTTCTTACCATCAATACAAAGACTAAAAAATTATACAACGGAGATAAAGAACTGAAAGACATTTCAAAATCATTTACTCCTCAAAAATTAGAATTTATCAAAGCAGGGGGTTCTTACGCTATCGTATTTGGTAAAAAAATCCAGACGTTTGCCGCAAAAACTTTAGGAATTACACCTCCAACAGTTTTCGCTCCTTCCAAAGAAATTTCCATTGAAGGACAAGGTCTTACTGCGGTTGAAAAAATCTTCAACAGGAATGCTGTAGGAACTACACCTGGAAAAGTTTTACACGCGGGTTCTGACGTTCGTGTTGAAGTAAATATTGTTGGTTCCCAGGATACAACCGGTTTAATGACCGCTCAGGAATTAGAATCAATGGCAGCAACCGTGATTTCTCCAATCGTAGATGGAGCTTATCAGTCAGGTTGTCACACTGCCTCGGTTTGGGATAAAAAAGCTCAGACGAATATTCCTAAATTAATGAAATTTATGAACGATTTCGGAGTAATCACAGCACGTGATCCGAAAGGTGAATATCATTCCATGACAGATGTTATTCACAAAGTTCTTAATGATATCACAGTTGACGAATGGGCAATCATCATCGGAGGAGATTCTCACACAAGAATGTCCAAAGGAGTTGCTTTCGGAGCTGACTCAGGAACTGTAGCACTGGCTTTGGCAACAGGCGAAGCTTCTATGCCGATTCCTGAATCTGTGAAAGTGACTTTCAAAGGAGATATGAAAAAGCATATGGATTTCCGTGATGTTGTTCATGCAACTCAGGCTCAGATGCTGAAACAATTCGATGGCGAAAATGTCTTCCAGGGTAGAATTATTGAGGTTCACATAGGAACTCTTCCGGCTGACCAGGCATTTACATTCACAGACTGGACTGCAGAAATGAAAGCTAAAGCTTCTATCTGTATTTCTGAAGATGATACTTTGATCGAATCACTGGAGATTGCTAAAAGCAGAATCCAGATCATGATCGACAAAGGAATGGATAACAAAAACAGAGTTCTTCAGGGCTTAATTGACAAAGCAAATAAAAGAATCGAAGAAATCAGAACAGGTGATAAACCTGCCTTAGCTCCTGATGCCAATGCAAAATATTATGCAGAAGTAGTTGTTGACCTTGATGTAATCGTTGAGCCAATGATTGCCGATCCGGATGTAAATAACGAAGACGTTTCCAAGAGATATACTCACGATACCATCAGAGATCTTACTTATTATGGGGGTGAGAAAAAAGTTGACCTTGGCTTCGTAGGATCTTGTATGGTTCACAAAGGAGATTTAAAAATTGTTTCCCAAATGCTTAAAAACCTTGAAAAGCAAAATGGTAAAGTAGAATTTCTCGCACCGTTGGTGGTAGCTGCTCCTACTTATAATATCATTGATGAATTAAAAGCTGAGGGTGACTGGGAGTTTTTAGAAAAATATTCAGGTTTTGAATTCAATGATAATGCACCAAAAGGAGAAGCCCGTACACAATACGAAAATATGATGTATCTTGAGCGTCCAGGGTGTAACCTTTGTATGGGTAATCAGGAAAAAGCTGAAAAAGGAAACACTGTTTTAGCTACTTCTACCCGCCTTTTCCAAGGAAGAGTAGTTGAAGATTCCGAACGTAAAAAAGGAGAGTCTTTATTGGCTTCTACTCCTGTTGTTGTACTTTCTGCCATCATGGGAAGAATTCCTAATATTGATGAGTACAAAGCTGCTGTAGATGGCATTAACCTTACAACGTTCGTCCCTTCTATTAAAGAATTGGTTGCAGTTGGTCATTAA
- a CDS encoding TonB-dependent receptor plug domain-containing protein has translation MHTFNKKIIIASATFISAFYFGQTDSASSKKIDDVVILGSRGSGRSLTETPVPVDIINISKILRQSPVNNISQALNYVVPSFSSTSHTVNDGTDFVDPALLRGLGPDQVLVLLNGKRRYQSSLINVTLTPGRGSVGTDLNAIPAFALDKIEVLRDGASAQYGSDAIAGVVNLGLKRRLGLSGQVFLGGYASPAANNFSGGVDGQTISADLNYGAKIGDKGFVNVTGSVQYRDPYSRAGVRQGDIFNAYNAINYRALQNGVNIDGLYKNITNTSNTQQIINTVKQYALQVDYFSQDFKTQIAGANSIIALQGLLKQDFTDQELKYRGLERKDFSLRAGQSKLQSAQLFFNSEIPVNEDWKVYSFGGYSYRLGNAGGFYRLPNTERNINAVTPNGYLPQIEATVNDYSLAGGIKGKWNGWNVDLSNTFGKNAFNFGVVNTFNASLGDNSPRTFDAGGSEFLQNTLNLDFSKKYDVLHGLNVAFGGEYRYENYKVNAGNENSYVSYDIYGRVVTASTPDNEKPTDFFNNIRPAGSQVFPGFSPDNAVSGSRNSVAAYADVEIEPTDWWLVEGAVRFENYSDFGSTFNYKLATNVKLAKNFNWRGAVSTGFRAPSLAQIYYSSTSTLIQKGQTTQVGTFRNNSEAAQALGIPKLKQETSQSYSTGITWKIPSLSLVFTADAYLIKIKDRVVLTDLFYRPEGSFAPGSDQAVLQGAFDLARASAANFFANAVDSQTKGLDITISQNSRLSEGISLENNLGLNFNQTRRIGDIHASPKLVSQINNYFSEPNRVYFEEAVPRIKATLANTLRLAALTVSLRNSYFGKVTDADVLDANFDGVTESREHFVLNERFVTDLSVGYDFSKNISATIGSNNIFNVLPSKSPNISSLTADNQFVYSRQVSQYGIGGRFLFARVEFKF, from the coding sequence ATGCATACTTTCAACAAAAAAATAATCATAGCATCAGCAACTTTTATTTCAGCATTTTACTTCGGGCAGACGGATTCTGCATCATCCAAAAAAATTGATGACGTAGTGATTCTGGGATCAAGAGGATCGGGGAGATCGCTTACGGAAACACCTGTTCCGGTAGATATTATCAATATTTCAAAGATTTTGAGACAAAGTCCTGTTAATAATATAAGCCAGGCCCTTAACTATGTAGTGCCTTCATTTTCCTCTACCTCACATACCGTTAATGACGGAACCGATTTTGTAGATCCTGCTCTTCTCAGGGGACTTGGTCCGGATCAGGTTTTGGTTTTGCTTAACGGAAAAAGAAGATACCAGTCGTCCCTGATCAATGTTACCCTGACTCCGGGAAGAGGTTCAGTAGGAACAGATCTTAATGCTATCCCTGCTTTTGCCTTAGATAAAATAGAAGTGCTGCGAGACGGAGCTTCTGCCCAGTATGGTTCCGATGCTATTGCCGGGGTCGTGAATTTAGGCCTTAAAAGAAGACTGGGGCTTTCAGGACAGGTGTTTTTAGGAGGATATGCTTCACCGGCAGCCAATAATTTTTCCGGTGGAGTAGATGGACAGACCATTTCTGCAGATCTGAATTACGGAGCAAAAATCGGTGATAAAGGGTTCGTCAATGTAACGGGATCAGTGCAGTATCGTGACCCGTATTCAAGGGCTGGCGTACGTCAGGGAGATATTTTTAACGCCTATAATGCCATTAATTACAGGGCACTACAAAATGGAGTGAATATAGACGGATTATATAAGAATATTACCAATACTTCTAATACACAGCAGATCATTAATACAGTGAAGCAATATGCATTGCAGGTTGATTATTTTTCACAGGATTTCAAGACCCAGATAGCAGGAGCGAACAGTATTATAGCACTGCAAGGCTTATTAAAACAGGATTTTACGGATCAGGAGCTTAAGTATAGAGGGTTGGAAAGAAAAGATTTCAGCTTGAGAGCAGGGCAGTCTAAATTGCAGTCGGCACAGCTTTTTTTCAACTCTGAAATCCCGGTGAATGAAGACTGGAAAGTATATTCTTTTGGAGGATATAGCTACCGTTTAGGAAATGCCGGAGGTTTTTACCGCTTGCCGAATACAGAAAGAAATATCAATGCTGTTACCCCGAACGGATATCTTCCGCAAATTGAAGCAACTGTGAATGATTATTCATTAGCCGGAGGAATCAAAGGAAAATGGAACGGCTGGAATGTGGATTTAAGCAATACGTTCGGGAAAAATGCCTTTAATTTTGGGGTAGTGAATACATTTAACGCATCCCTGGGTGATAATTCACCAAGAACTTTTGATGCTGGAGGGTCTGAATTTTTACAAAATACACTGAATCTGGATTTCTCTAAGAAGTATGATGTACTTCACGGTCTGAATGTAGCTTTTGGAGGGGAGTATCGTTATGAAAACTACAAAGTGAATGCAGGAAATGAAAACTCATATGTTTCCTATGATATCTATGGTCGCGTAGTGACAGCCTCTACTCCTGATAATGAAAAACCAACTGATTTTTTTAACAATATAAGACCGGCAGGGTCACAGGTGTTTCCGGGATTCAGTCCTGATAATGCGGTTTCCGGAAGCAGAAACAGTGTTGCGGCCTATGCAGATGTTGAAATTGAGCCAACTGATTGGTGGCTAGTGGAAGGAGCTGTACGTTTTGAAAATTATTCAGACTTCGGCTCTACTTTCAATTATAAACTGGCAACCAATGTAAAACTGGCTAAAAACTTTAACTGGAGAGGAGCTGTTTCCACAGGATTCAGAGCGCCTTCTCTGGCACAGATCTATTACAGTTCTACCTCTACACTGATCCAGAAAGGACAAACAACACAAGTGGGAACTTTCAGGAACAATTCTGAAGCGGCTCAGGCATTGGGAATACCAAAATTAAAACAGGAAACTTCGCAATCCTACAGCACGGGAATTACGTGGAAGATTCCATCTCTAAGTTTAGTGTTTACAGCGGATGCTTATTTAATAAAAATCAAGGACAGAGTAGTGCTTACTGATTTATTCTACCGTCCGGAAGGAAGTTTTGCACCGGGATCTGATCAGGCGGTTCTTCAGGGGGCATTCGACCTTGCAAGGGCCAGCGCTGCGAATTTCTTTGCCAATGCAGTGGATTCTCAGACAAAGGGGTTAGACATTACGATTTCCCAGAATTCAAGACTTTCGGAAGGAATTTCTCTGGAAAACAATCTGGGCCTTAACTTTAACCAGACGAGAAGAATCGGGGATATTCATGCCTCGCCTAAACTGGTAAGCCAGATCAATAATTATTTTTCAGAACCTAACAGAGTATATTTTGAGGAAGCTGTGCCGCGTATAAAAGCTACCCTTGCCAATACGCTGAGACTTGCAGCGCTTACTGTTTCCCTCAGAAATTCCTACTTTGGAAAAGTAACAGATGCTGATGTGCTGGATGCCAACTTTGACGGCGTTACCGAAAGCAGAGAACATTTTGTATTGAATGAACGTTTTGTGACAGATCTTTCCGTCGGTTATGATTTCAGCAAGAATATTTCGGCGACAATAGGAAGTAATAATATATTTAATGTACTGCCTTCCAAAAGTCCGAATATCAGTTCGTTAACGGCTGATAACCAGTTTGTGTATTCAAGGCAGGTTTCCCAGTATGGTATAGGAGGGCGTTTCCTTTTTGCCAGAGTGGAGTTTAAGTTTTAA
- a CDS encoding TonB-dependent receptor has translation MKGLFFLGLTVGSAAFVQAQNKDSLKVREIEAVSFTKRLPVAKEIINVQKDVDSRNLGQDLPILLKNQTSIISTSDAGNGVGYTGFRIRGVEGKGINVMMNGVPYNDSESQGTFFVNVPDLTSSASQIVIQRGVGTSNNGVSAFGASINVISKDPDERMYFKTDDSYGSFNTYKYSAEAGSGKFWKNRLSVMGRYTRIHSDGYIDRASSKLDSYNFTALFEEGKTRLRLMAFGGKEKTYQAWNGIDRPTWETNPKFNYSGQYTDLFTGEEKFYDNETDNYRQNHYQLLWEQKFNDNWNLETTLHYTKGRGYYENYKRVDETDADATHYSNYNLPVPVVNGSPVEITDFIRKKWLDNDFYGMVSTLYGKLDNVDLNFGVVANQYYGRHFGNVTGVYFPEINDYEYYRNRSVKTELAGFAKALWRTGDHFEFFGDLQIRNIDYDTKILTAGDGEGGNLDKNWLFFNPKAGVNYKIGNGKVFFSYAHAHREPNRDDLMSDNTVKAEKLHDFEAGIEKQFGILSLTANLYYMYYVNQLVLNGQLNNVGAFIRTNSGKSYRRGIEMGALAKLSKQWEVNGNISLSQNRNLDFKIKNSGTLQNLGNTDISFSPNIIANLGLKFNPSKSFMFALTNQYVGKQYLDNTGDKNLQLKDYFLTDFNAQYQFTIAHNDIALKLLVNNLFNKKYVNNGAVYGGDPYYFSQAGTNFMFGISWKIQ, from the coding sequence ATGAAAGGATTATTTTTTTTAGGGCTTACCGTAGGCTCTGCAGCCTTTGTCCAGGCTCAAAATAAAGATTCCCTGAAAGTAAGGGAAATTGAAGCGGTCAGTTTTACCAAAAGACTGCCGGTTGCCAAGGAAATCATTAACGTACAGAAAGATGTGGACAGCAGAAATCTGGGGCAGGATCTTCCGATACTCTTAAAAAATCAAACTTCTATTATTTCTACCTCTGATGCCGGAAACGGAGTTGGATATACAGGATTCAGAATCCGTGGAGTGGAAGGAAAAGGAATCAATGTCATGATGAATGGCGTTCCCTATAACGATTCCGAAAGTCAGGGGACGTTCTTTGTAAATGTGCCGGATCTTACGAGTTCCGCATCCCAGATTGTTATTCAGAGAGGGGTTGGGACCTCTAACAACGGGGTTTCCGCATTCGGGGCAAGCATTAATGTTATTTCCAAAGACCCTGATGAAAGAATGTACTTCAAGACGGATGACAGCTATGGTTCATTCAATACCTATAAATATTCGGCAGAGGCAGGTTCCGGAAAGTTCTGGAAAAACAGGCTTTCGGTTATGGGAAGATACACACGTATTCATTCGGATGGATATATAGACAGGGCTTCCTCAAAATTGGATTCTTACAACTTCACCGCATTATTTGAGGAAGGAAAAACAAGACTCCGTCTGATGGCTTTTGGAGGAAAAGAAAAAACCTATCAAGCCTGGAACGGGATCGACAGACCAACCTGGGAAACCAACCCGAAATTCAATTACTCAGGGCAGTATACAGATCTGTTTACCGGGGAAGAGAAGTTCTATGACAATGAAACGGATAATTACAGGCAGAATCATTACCAGCTTTTATGGGAACAGAAATTTAATGATAACTGGAATCTTGAAACGACCCTTCATTATACCAAAGGAAGAGGATACTACGAGAATTATAAAAGAGTAGATGAAACAGATGCGGATGCTACCCATTATTCCAATTATAATTTGCCGGTGCCGGTTGTAAACGGCTCTCCGGTGGAAATAACGGATTTTATCAGGAAAAAATGGCTGGATAATGATTTTTATGGAATGGTTTCCACACTTTATGGAAAGCTGGATAATGTTGATCTCAACTTTGGAGTTGTGGCAAACCAGTATTATGGAAGACACTTTGGGAATGTTACGGGAGTTTATTTTCCGGAGATTAATGATTATGAATACTATAGAAACCGTTCTGTAAAAACTGAGCTGGCAGGTTTTGCGAAAGCTTTATGGAGAACCGGAGATCATTTTGAATTCTTTGGGGATCTTCAGATCAGAAATATTGATTATGATACAAAAATCCTTACTGCCGGTGACGGGGAAGGAGGAAATCTTGATAAAAACTGGCTTTTCTTCAATCCGAAAGCCGGAGTGAATTATAAAATAGGAAACGGAAAAGTTTTCTTCTCGTATGCCCATGCCCACCGCGAGCCAAACAGGGATGACCTAATGAGTGACAATACTGTAAAAGCTGAAAAACTGCACGATTTTGAAGCAGGAATTGAAAAGCAGTTTGGGATTTTATCTCTGACAGCCAATTTGTATTATATGTATTACGTTAACCAGTTGGTGCTGAACGGACAGCTGAATAATGTTGGAGCATTTATCAGAACAAATTCAGGGAAAAGTTACCGAAGAGGGATTGAGATGGGTGCGTTGGCCAAACTTTCAAAGCAATGGGAAGTGAACGGAAATATCAGCCTTAGCCAGAACAGGAACCTTGATTTTAAAATCAAAAATAGCGGAACCTTACAGAATCTGGGTAATACCGATATTTCATTCTCCCCGAATATTATTGCCAATCTTGGACTGAAGTTTAATCCTTCTAAAAGTTTCATGTTTGCTTTAACGAATCAATATGTCGGGAAGCAGTACCTGGATAATACGGGAGATAAAAACCTTCAGCTGAAAGATTATTTTCTCACGGATTTCAATGCACAATACCAGTTCACCATAGCTCATAATGATATTGCATTAAAATTACTGGTGAATAATTTATTCAATAAAAAGTATGTCAACAACGGAGCGGTTTACGGAGGCGATCCATATTATTTTTCACAGGCGGGAACTAACTTTATGTTCGGGATCAGCTGGAAAATTCAATAA
- a CDS encoding WG repeat-containing protein produces the protein MKNILNLLCVFISVFVFSQAKSVKKLPIKNIAKPVVKKTPAGAKPNPDLVVIHQELPVLIPKKEDGKFGYVNQNGKFIIKPEYHIAVFFYEDCNLLNSPNEKVRKFGTREYATVEKDMISYRVDKKGKRVYQFKDSDLGQCKFDDYKQQLYQAYVLNGFYGIIEKAKFVNAADYRQYQIYPQYQYLYIMEGDDVANPMIVASHNDKFGVIDVNNKVIVPFEYSNIKRNFTWKLGRMFEVTKDEKNYYYIDARNKTY, from the coding sequence ATGAAAAATATCCTGAATCTTTTATGTGTATTTATTTCGGTTTTCGTTTTTTCACAGGCGAAATCTGTGAAGAAATTACCCATTAAAAATATAGCAAAACCTGTAGTGAAAAAGACACCCGCAGGGGCTAAACCGAACCCGGATCTTGTGGTAATTCATCAGGAGCTTCCTGTTCTGATCCCGAAAAAAGAAGATGGAAAATTTGGATATGTTAATCAAAATGGAAAATTTATCATCAAACCTGAATACCATATTGCTGTCTTTTTTTATGAAGACTGCAATCTTTTGAACTCTCCCAACGAAAAAGTAAGGAAATTCGGAACCAGGGAATATGCTACGGTAGAAAAGGATATGATTTCATACCGTGTAGATAAGAAAGGAAAGAGGGTTTATCAGTTTAAAGATTCAGATCTTGGTCAATGTAAGTTTGATGATTATAAGCAGCAGTTATATCAGGCTTATGTTTTGAATGGTTTTTACGGAATTATTGAAAAAGCCAAATTTGTAAATGCGGCAGATTACAGGCAATATCAGATTTATCCTCAATATCAGTATTTGTACATTATGGAGGGTGATGATGTTGCAAATCCGATGATCGTGGCTTCTCATAATGATAAATTCGGAGTAATTGATGTGAATAATAAAGTGATTGTCCCTTTTGAATATTCCAATATCAAAAGAAACTTCACGTGGAAGCTGGGGAGGATGTTTGAGGTTACAAAAGACGAAAAGAACTATTACTATATTGATGCAAGGAATAAGACTTATTAA